GCCGTGTTACCAGGGATCAcacacaaattctgaggtctcgaaatcatattcaaatattttagtggaaaattacttctttctcgaaaactacactacttcagagggagccgtttctcacaatgttttctactatcaacagctctccattgcttgttaccaagtagtttttttgtgctaacaattattttgagtaattaccaacagtgtccagtgcctttaaagggataaGACTTTTTAGTAttaaataaaccataagggaaaccataagggaaactgactgggcaaGGAGAGGTTTTAGCTGTTGGAACATTCAAACTTTTTCTTCTTATCATCCTCTACAGGTGTTTCTCACTGAGTATGCAGGTCCGTTATTCATTTACCTACTGTTCTACATGAGGCCTGCAATCATTTATGGAGCTGAGAATGTTGACAAACCGAGGTCTATGGTGGTTCAGTAAGTACAACATTTTTACTAAATTCccaaagtaatttatttatgtGCTATTTTATGCTGGTAGTTGGCTTAGCCGTTACTTACTTGGTATCAGGTTGTATCTGTTTTCTAATTCGTGTTTGTAAAATTATTAGTCTCTCTGTCAACttcgtatacatgtactgttctATAATTATATATAccttgtttaaccatggttaaaccttgtttaaccatggttaaacctttGTGTAGCTATCTACCGTAACAGTTAGTATTTACTTATTCGTCTATTTAGTGCTGtttatcctgttttgttttgtattgttgtaacgggcacatccaGCACAAGCCTctgcttttaggatgatgcaTCCACGTGAATGtagaaataaatgttatattgaTAACCATCTAGTTTCCTTGTCAGAAGAATTGGGCTTGTCGTGGCCGAAGCgaataagagcactggattcaaactctggtgtttctgatcataaTAGTATACTGAAAGTAACAAATAtgattttctaatttttttcttttttttctcaaaaaatagttaatggcctgacgttttgaacCTATCAAAGTCTTTCTATGCGAGGGTACAatcgtcaggccattaactgtttgttttttttgcatttataccataggtcctttcggttggtaagcagttggcaacagcttattctattttctcatttaaaATTATTGTCCTCTGATTTGACTGCAGGATTGCCGCTGCTTGTTGGTCTCTTCATTATGCAAAGAGACTCTTAGAGACCGTCTTTGTCCATCGATTCTCCCATGCAACTATGCCAATCCTCAACATCttcaaggtaataataataatggcttcttatatagcaccgATATCCGTCACAGTGATGCTCAAGATGCTTTaacatacattcataaatacctcagacggttttgctattcctattggtggagagcactttattggtggagagcactttatgtgggggtgtttaaacggttgataataaTAAGCttgagctgtttataaccggttgttttcggatacatTTAGATGCAAACTatgcgctagtcttggtgcaggACGtttctccttaaaggcagtggacactattggtagttactaaaaataattattagcataaaacctgatttggtagtgagtaatggggagaggttgatagtataaaatactgtgagaaacggctccctctgaagtaacgttgttttcgagaaaggagtaattttccacgaatttgattttgagacctcaagtttagaatttgaagtctcgaaatcaagatgtgaaagcacacaacttcgtgtgacaaggttgttttttatttcattatctcGCACCTTCAACAACCaaatgagctaaaattttcacaggtttgttattttatacatatgttgagatacaccaagtgagaagactggtctttgacaattaccaatagtgtccactgtctttaagggcgATGCAGgtgctgttggtgagttggccgcactgtgtgaaagaaaaacgagaaacgtcttgcaccaagccTAACTACGCCACAAATGCATtcaaaaactgtctcagtcataaaaatgcaacacacgtacagagctcgtTGGAAAACAGAttagttttacagagtttcttactttattctGCCTTTTAATCATTCgtatgggggagaggttgatagtataaaacgttgtgagaaacacctccctctgaagtgacgtaattttcgaaaaggaagcaattttccacaaatttgatttcgagacctcagattaaaaatttgaggtctcaaaatcaagcatctaaaagcacacaacttcatgtgaccatggagcgccacgggtgtttttttctttcattaatatctcgcagcttcgacgaccgattgagctcaaatttccccaggttggttattttatgcatatgttgagatacatcaactgtgaagactagtctttgacaattaccaatagtgtccagtgtctctaaagtGGCTGTCCCGTCATTTGATGTTTCTTGGATCCGCcattatattgtattgtattgtatttatctGTTTGGATGAAAGTGTCATAAACATTACCATGACACTACAGAGTTATATAAGGCTTCTATTCTCTGCTGTCCCCAATTTGAGGcttaacacgcaaatggctgaCCGTGCAAATGGCAAAAAAGGTTCTACAAAACCACTTTAATGTTCTactttgattttgtattttcttgtattttagAATAGTATTTACTACTGGGGATTTGCTGCATTTGTTGCTTACTTCGTTAATCATCCTCTGTACACGCCGCCAGGTAAGCAAGTATGCTTAGCGCAGAGGAgcttgctaagcaaacaaaactGTCACATTCTCGAAAACCGATACTAGCTCCACCATGTGTTGCAAAGTAAATTATTTGATAAATCTGCTGTTTGAGTTGGTTATATGGCAGCATTCCCTCgtaaagggtttgggtaagTTTTGTACAACAATAAACACATAAGTCCACACATTTACatataacttacagggtttgaagaaaatgatagaagaaagcttcccttaaaatattacttgctgaggtgctgtagtttttgagaaataagtaagacaatgtcacaaaaatatttttgtataatacttCGGTAAATACGTTGAacttgctaaaataatttttggaagggcaccaagaccatgGGCAATAGAGGCTATGACATCCGTGGACTGAGTGAAATTCTAGGCCTGAGATTAAAATAAACACTGCAGTAacttctaattttttttttcttgaattcaGCTGGTGGAGATATTCAGGTGTATGGTGGTCTTGCTTCCTTCCTGGTAAGCTCAAGAGTTGGCGCATAATCATTTCTAAATTTCCCCTTCAGGTTAATTGTTGTGAGAGAATGCAGCAGTGTTTTGATGACCTTGTGCAGAATAGACTTTTATTATGGGGCAGCCATCTTGCATTTGTCCTGCATTggttgtcatggccgagcagtttagAGGTCCAAATTCAAgacccattttcatggctctgcttatttaccgctgaattctgtgcttgcgtTCACAGTTCCCTGCTCACTGTTCAATGGTTGTTTTTTTGCgcaagctgtgtaagcgaagaatgcctagtaatgtggagttcgcacgcacacaagcaaaaattccctgcttacccgCGAAAAAAACTTGACGTGaacacagaatttcctgcttccgcaaCACCGATTCCTTGCTTACGCTAAGCAAagccgtgaaattgggcccgagTTGTAAAGGCATTGGGCTTGATTTCTGGTATGACACTTCACTAcgattgcttctcttcatcaatggtataaataattagaaaagcCTTGGAGCGCcatggcagctcagggctgtatattCCCCCAGCCCAGGGAGCTGCGAAAGATTTCAGGAATGTTATTTGCCCAGTGACCATGGCAGTAAAGTAAAGTGCATTGGTACGTAATTGTACATaataacttattattattattgtctaaATCAGTGTAGTTAAAATGAGGCTGTAAGGGCAATCAGTCTGGTGCAGTTTTGGTATTGGTTTGAATCAGTATGTATTATTAATGTTGTACACAGGGaaccagaaaaaaaatggtGTCAGCATGATGAAAGTCTATTCTCTAGttccatattattatttcaatcaTGCTTTTTGAGTATTACTTGTGTTTATTGCTAAGCAACTATTTATTGCTGtctattgctaagcagaaactgtttgtaatgttgctgttgttttgttgtcCAGAGACCTTAGAGAGCCCAATTCAGTAAAGCTGTCAATCGCCCAAAAAAAATTGCATAGCAatgaaaaatcttgcttaacagaaacagattaccagccaaaataccatgtaatgtATATTGTATCTTACTGGTTCCCTGCTAATATTTGCCTAGCAGACACAGCTTCATGAATACAGGCAGACTTACTGGTAGTCTACTTTTGCGTAGCACCTTTGTGTGTTTAATGGCTTgatagcaataataataacatttatgaagtaggagtaaaaaataaaatatatattgatgAAAACCATGCCTAGATaatgtaaatgggtacctgtaagggcAGAAATGGTTCCTGTAATTGATTAAGCTTAGGCATATTTgtggcacaggctgtatactccccagggagctgaggtggtttaaaggcagtggacacttggtaattactcaaaataattattggcataaaacctttcttggtgagaggttgatgatataaaacattgtgagaaacatctccctctgaagtttcaaagttttcaagaaggaattaattttccacgaatttgatttcgagacctcagatttacaacttgaggttctgaaatcaaccatcttaacgcacacaacttcgtgtgacaagggttattttttctttcattattatctcgcaactttgatgatcgattgagctcaaattttcacaggtttgttattttatgtatatgttgagatacaccaactgtgaaggctagtctttgacaattaccaatcgtgttcactgcctttaaggaatgaattaaatggccaagtgaccaggggttataatgttggaagcgctttaaGACGCGGTGTAAAAGCGCTtaataaaaactggttattatgaTTAAATCTGTGCAAATTAAATCAACTCAAATTCagtgaattaaaaaaatatataaaaaaatactaaaaacgTTTTGCTCCTGTACTTTGACAGCTTTGTGAGTACGGAAACCTCTGCATCCATGTGGCGTTCCGTAATATGCGCCCAGCAGGAACCAAGGAGCGTCGTATCCCACAGCCCACCGGTAACCCAATGACGATGCTCTTTAGTATGGTTAGCTGCCCTAACTATACCTACGAGGCTGGCGCTTGGATTAGCTTCAGTATCATGACCCAATGTCTGCCAGGTAAAATGGAATCGTTCACAAAGTCTGTAAAATAGCGTTTACGTGAAATGttagttttaaaatatcaatagGTCGTAGCAGTATCAGGCTTAAAACTTTGATATTGAACGAGCACAGGGAAaactttctgtatcctgccaccatttttcacaagttaaaaaaaaaatatcagttaGGTAATTTAGATACtaatatatttaaaatgtgATGGCAGAATAAGGAAACTTTTCTGATCACCGCAATTACCCTCTGGTGAGGGGCAtgctatgaggaaaatgttacTTTGTATTGGCACCTTTCAGAGGGCGCCAGAGCACAGGGCACCTGtggaacacaaaacataatgttggaacacaaaacataatgtccacaaatttacgttaaacttactcagtttgaagataatgatagtagaaagcttcccttaaaattttgcttgctgaggtgctgtagttttttgagaaatgagtactaaaacaatcacaaaaaataattttcgtctcgatTTCAGTGAGGCAACAATTATTCTGTATTTAAAATCGTATTAATCAGTGGTATGTTATGGtaaaataccataactggttaattcgtttttacatgctaaaacttaaactaaaataatttttgtgacattcttttactcatttctcaaaaactacagcaccaaagcgagcaatattttaagggaagctttgtattatcattatcttcaaactgtttaagttaaatctgtggacattgtgtaaaaagtacccagacacTTTAAGGGGCTCTTTAAGCATAATTTATaagaaattattgttattattattaaccactctgccatgaaaacctttttaatgattttttgttgttttgtttttcccttcAGCACTCTTATTCACCATCGCTGGATTCTACCAGATGTCCATTTGGGCTCTCGGAAAACATCGTAACTACAAGAAGGAGTTTGCATCTTACCCACGAGGGCGCAAGTCAATCGTTCCTTTCCTACTCTAACTCTTCCTCTCCTAAACGTCTCCATCCTGGGTCGATCAAAATcaataatgttattatttttaacttttcaaaatgGTTCTTATATAATTATGATACAAATAGCCCATTGTTGAATGATTTGAATCATGATTTtataaaactgttaagcagaaaaaaggCTTGACAAATTTTTTTCCTAAGCAAATATTAAGTGGGGCACAAGACACAACAATGCAAGCTCAATGTATTattggttggtaacctgtttctgctaagcaatactattctttgcttagcaagttttcgtgcttacagggttcatgaaattttgccctgatgTATGTCAGGTCTGATCTGAAAGTTTTGACGAATAATACATTGAATGTTGAATACTATTTGCAGTTTCTAAGTTGTTTGAAGCAATTATGATATTGATTGTATACAAATATGATTTGACAAAAGTGCATATAGATCCTTCTTCACTGctgaaacttgctaagcacagaaaaatcatgcttagcagaaacaggttatcagCTATAAtaccaaaaagttcacaagtggCGTTGCATCCTGCGCATTTGTTTAGTAGCAAAATAATTTGGTAAGCAgtatttcctgctaagcagcaTTACGAAAGTGTGCCGTGCTGTACAGGCTTTGTACGCACAGAATTAGTGTTCAATTTGTATCCCACGTCAAGAAAATGTTTTGTACAGTTCAAAATTATTCCAGTATTGTGACAAATTAAATCTTATTGGAAATTGTTTGATACATAGTTACTGTTTTAGGGGCCAATGGTTTAAATTTTTGatagatgttcaatttgcaCCTGGGATTAGGAATAATATTATATGTTACCATTTACAGACGTGtataagcactgtattctcagtactttccccattcCTGTGATAAAAATCGACAGGCATAATTTTAGggtggaattcaaacccacaaaccTTTTAATTCTAGGGCAGGGACGTTGTGCTACTATTATTTAGAATTATGTGATTTATACATTTTCTATTGGAATCTAAAGGGTTTGGAATAAAAAGTGCAAGCCAGAAACTTAAGACAGGACAAGTCAGGTCGTCTTTctcaattcaacatctttgtctcacaagaatgatgttcaaatgttgagtttgagtctcacaaaatAACTTTCAATCAAGCTGAGTATCACCCAAAACAGAAGAGATAAATCCTCTCTTAGTGTTCTTTCAAATAAAACTGTTAAGATGATAAAACTGTGTTCTCATtgtgattctagtctcttctcattttgattctggttttgTAAATAAAGTCCTGGTCCAGTAAAGATTTTGAGCTGCATGTCCTGTGGATTTCACCCCCAAATTGAGGCCCGGTTGTTCTATCTATTTTTCATATGATCAGCGGAATTATTAAATAAGATTGGAGAAAATGAACTCTTCCAAAGACTCTGTACTaagcctgggcaactagtgaaatttacttctCGACTAGTTGCGCCTCAAATAATCACTAGTcgcgactaatttttaattcccaagacgCATTACGGCATAATGTTTGCCACAGGCGCAATAGTAAAATTCACGTTTTTGAAGGATTGTATCACTGATGTTTGATTGTGTTTCATGAGTAGATTATGTTGTcaatagtcgtgagcgacataattggttcaccaaactgGTAGTCGAGTCTATGTTTGTTTGCAGTAGTCGTGGCGGTATGATAAACCAggtagttgaaaaacggtagtcgAGTCATGACTATTAAGAAATCGATAGTTGCTACTATGACACTACTAGTCGCACTAGTCTCCCAGGCCTATTCTTTACAACACTGAAAATGCACATTCTAAGattgtgtttattctttcagCTGAAGAAAGATGACAATGAGCCTTTGTTGGGTGTGTCCAGGGATAACAATGGGTGATGATTAACCCATTGTTTTAATTTGACCATCATGTAATCACATTATGAAAGTGGGGAAAATGTCATCCCTTTATCTGTCTTAAttatcttcccatcaaggggagcttggcaaactcccataaatggatAATGATCACCTTATCCGTCTTAAATGACCACCTTATCCGTCTTAAATGACCACCTTATCCGTCTTAAATGACCACCTTATCCGTCTTAAATGACCACCTTATCCGTCTTAAATGACCACCTTATCCGTCTTAAATGACCACCTTATCCGTCTTAAATGACCACCTTATCCGTCTTAAATGATCACCTTATCCGTCTTAAATGACCACCTTATCCGTCTTAAATGACAGGGATCTCCCAGTTAATGGGCGTATGGGGGTAATTATGTCTCCAACACTACAAGTTTCCCACTATGAAGATCTTTAAGACATAGTTTCAGTATAACGATTCTCCAATACACCTTTGCATGGTTGTAATAAGTACAttgtggataaaaaaaaacaatctcaatttggggttgaacgaaGACAAATTTATAAGAGCGAGATTTTGATTTACATGCTGGTGCTcacaaccaactgagctactaGCTTTATGTTGGTGGTTTCCCTATTACATCTGAAAAGGAAGAAATAGGAGCAATaaggttgtttgtttttgtgttaccCAAGGGGCATATTGAGAAGCAGTTTTAATCTGTCTTTCtctattctactaccgcggagtagatttatcggatgttcgggagacttctcagttctgaaaagaaccgtctagtcctgctttttaactactacctgtgcgaaagttcttgaattggtctcaacgtttcgttaattcttattattaataaatccaccaacaaaattatttccacATTTTTTTCATCAACATGTGACAACTGAAAAAT
The nucleotide sequence above comes from Asterias rubens chromosome 12, eAstRub1.3, whole genome shotgun sequence. Encoded proteins:
- the LOC117298065 gene encoding probable very-long-chain enoyl-CoA reductase art-1, which gives rise to MDIKILDARSSKELLTLTGLGKATTIADVKTQFHLKKRNLYPDRQSYRAASKGKSLKDESTLESLELGNNGKLYFKDLGPQVGWSTVFLTEYAGPLFIYLLFYMRPAIIYGAENVDKPRSMVVQIAAACWSLHYAKRLLETVFVHRFSHATMPILNIFKNSIYYWGFAAFVAYFVNHPLYTPPAGGDIQVYGGLASFLLCEYGNLCIHVAFRNMRPAGTKERRIPQPTGNPMTMLFSMVSCPNYTYEAGAWISFSIMTQCLPALLFTIAGFYQMSIWALGKHRNYKKEFASYPRGRKSIVPFLL